In Agromyces sp. G08B096, a genomic segment contains:
- a CDS encoding DeoR/GlpR family DNA-binding transcription regulator, giving the protein MFTDERRQVILSALAVHRSISVADLSRMVRSSEITVRRDLKALEEGGHLVRHRGGASVARSVMDEPTYREKRVVAAAHKLAMAELAADLVDDGDVVMLCAGTTTQAVATRLARRRLMVATTSLLVADALADAPDVEVLLIGGILRGNIRAAIGGEAERAVSRLRFQTVFLSGNGLTAANGLSTPNMHVASLDRAAVEAAQRVVVLADHTKVGTDSMMQTVPTERIDVLITDDGADPGELERFRAAGVEVRVADSGAPAEPAAP; this is encoded by the coding sequence GTGTTCACGGATGAACGCCGGCAGGTGATCCTCTCGGCCCTCGCGGTGCACCGATCGATCTCGGTCGCCGACCTGTCGCGCATGGTGCGCTCGTCGGAGATCACCGTGCGCCGCGACCTGAAAGCCCTCGAGGAGGGCGGGCATCTCGTGCGCCACCGGGGCGGGGCATCCGTCGCGCGATCGGTGATGGACGAGCCGACGTACCGGGAGAAGCGCGTCGTCGCGGCCGCGCACAAGCTCGCGATGGCCGAGCTCGCCGCCGACCTCGTGGACGACGGCGACGTCGTGATGCTCTGCGCCGGCACGACGACGCAGGCCGTCGCCACCCGGCTCGCCCGGCGACGGCTGATGGTGGCGACGACGTCGCTGCTGGTCGCCGACGCGCTCGCGGATGCCCCGGACGTGGAGGTGCTGCTCATCGGCGGCATCCTGCGCGGCAACATCCGTGCGGCGATCGGGGGAGAGGCGGAGCGCGCGGTCTCGCGCCTGCGGTTCCAGACGGTGTTCCTGTCGGGCAACGGGCTCACCGCGGCCAACGGGCTCAGCACGCCCAACATGCACGTCGCGAGCCTCGACCGCGCCGCCGTGGAGGCGGCGCAGCGCGTGGTGGTGCTCGCCGACCACACGAAGGTCGGCACCGACTCGATGATGCAGACGGTGCCGACCGAGCGGATCGACGTGCTGATCACCGACGACGGCGCCGACCCCGGTGAGCTGGAGCGCTTCCGCGCCGCGGGCGTCGAGGTGCGCGTCGCCGACTCGGGCGCCCCGGCCGAGCCGGCGGCGCCCTGA
- a CDS encoding NPCBM/NEW2 domain-containing protein produces the protein MTAVAAAPAHADAPTGEVYVSDLPWLAESNGWGPIERDASNGEAAAGDGRTLTIGGVTYDKGIGMHATGALSVELAANCTSFSAFVGLDDEVTTGIGTTRFQVYGDGTLLAETGVLAGTDAPVELTADVTGVEVLRLVADEATNGKNFDHADWGDARLTCSDEQPEEPAVVDRWSIDGPKGSPLDAELTLDSAGRVGLVVREGETIVVSAARLGLTGSDGDFRSGLAFVGREDRRVKDRYTMTTGKEQEREYTHAESVFEFENAGGARFAIAVRLADDGAAYRYLIEGDGEHRVDDESGAWVLPADGTAWMQRSYAVNYEAEWMTTTATAANGTGSVGYPALFEQGARYVLLTESDVHGDYSGSHLAHAAGSLSYGVDLFQGQRVTSTGDLSTPWRVAIIGGLDGVVESNLVDDLATPAQLDADDADWIRPGVSSWSWLTDWNSPKDEARQRDFIDLSARMGWEYVLLDEGWDASWVPRTVRYAHTKGVDVIAWFHSRDLRTQEQRDEWLPKLASWGVSGIKVDFMDTDSQEIHRWYDAVAADTAKHHLMINFHGSALTTGLQRTWPHIMSYEAVRGAENGINPERSLIVPFTRNVVGSMDWTPVTFSRGNGNSSKAHEVAMAIVYESGWQHLSDKPEAYAAEPNAIPFLQNLPQSWEATKLVSGTPGSDVVLARQSGDRWFAGGMRAGSGAPLELPLAEFGGKRLIVDLLADDGANGSATVASTVEASSRDVLSVPTATNGGFAAVICPASPHRTTCLEPVEPGPAAALQVEPVEAEVQPGSTFDVTASFSVADRDVRKVVLAPAVPEGWAVEGEPATAKRLAAGEVLQATWRVSVPADGASGTVELPVTAEYRDGNRPGAASSQATVWVTPPPLDGTVYLSDVAWLAESNGYGPVERDQSNGQAAAGDGRPLEIDDVTYEKGIGMHATGSITAWVGGTCSVFDAIVGIDDEVLETPGESGTGSVRFQVFGDGRLLTETAVLTNADAALPLSVDVTGVQRLQLVAHEATNGKNFDHADWADAKLTCSAS, from the coding sequence ATGACGGCCGTCGCAGCGGCCCCCGCCCACGCGGACGCGCCCACGGGGGAGGTGTACGTCTCCGACCTGCCGTGGCTCGCCGAGTCGAACGGGTGGGGACCCATCGAGCGCGACGCCTCGAACGGCGAGGCCGCCGCCGGCGACGGACGCACGCTCACCATCGGCGGCGTCACCTACGACAAGGGCATCGGCATGCACGCGACCGGGGCCCTCTCGGTCGAGCTCGCGGCCAACTGCACGAGCTTCTCCGCCTTCGTCGGACTCGACGACGAAGTCACCACCGGCATCGGCACCACCCGGTTCCAGGTCTACGGCGACGGCACGCTCCTCGCCGAGACCGGCGTGCTCGCCGGCACCGACGCCCCCGTCGAGCTCACGGCCGACGTGACGGGGGTCGAGGTGCTCCGCCTCGTCGCCGACGAGGCCACGAACGGCAAGAACTTCGACCACGCCGACTGGGGCGACGCGCGGCTGACCTGCTCCGACGAGCAGCCGGAGGAGCCCGCCGTCGTCGATCGCTGGAGCATCGACGGGCCGAAGGGCTCGCCGCTCGACGCCGAGCTGACGCTCGACTCCGCCGGACGGGTCGGGCTCGTCGTCCGCGAGGGCGAGACGATCGTGGTGAGCGCCGCCAGGCTCGGGCTCACGGGCAGCGACGGCGACTTCCGCTCGGGGCTGGCGTTCGTCGGCCGTGAGGACCGGCGGGTGAAGGACCGCTACACCATGACGACCGGCAAGGAGCAGGAGCGGGAGTACACGCACGCCGAGTCCGTCTTCGAGTTCGAGAACGCGGGCGGCGCCCGCTTCGCGATCGCCGTCCGTCTCGCCGACGACGGCGCCGCGTACCGCTACCTCATCGAGGGCGACGGCGAGCACCGCGTCGACGACGAGTCGGGCGCCTGGGTGCTCCCGGCCGATGGCACCGCGTGGATGCAGCGCTCCTACGCGGTGAACTACGAGGCGGAGTGGATGACCACCACCGCCACCGCGGCGAACGGCACGGGCTCGGTCGGCTACCCGGCGCTGTTCGAGCAGGGCGCGCGGTACGTCCTGCTCACCGAGTCCGACGTGCACGGCGACTACTCGGGCTCGCATCTGGCGCACGCGGCCGGCTCGCTGTCGTACGGCGTCGACCTCTTCCAGGGGCAGCGGGTCACCTCCACGGGTGACCTCTCGACCCCGTGGCGCGTCGCGATCATCGGCGGCCTCGACGGAGTCGTCGAGTCGAACCTCGTCGACGACCTCGCCACTCCCGCGCAGCTCGACGCCGACGACGCCGACTGGATCCGCCCCGGCGTGTCCAGCTGGAGCTGGCTGACCGACTGGAACAGCCCGAAGGACGAGGCGCGTCAGCGCGACTTCATCGACCTCTCGGCGCGGATGGGCTGGGAGTACGTCCTCCTCGACGAGGGCTGGGACGCCAGCTGGGTGCCCCGCACCGTGCGGTACGCCCACACCAAGGGCGTGGACGTGATCGCCTGGTTCCACAGCCGCGACCTCCGCACGCAGGAGCAGCGCGACGAGTGGCTGCCGAAGCTCGCCTCGTGGGGCGTCAGCGGCATCAAGGTCGACTTCATGGACACCGACAGCCAGGAGATCCACCGCTGGTACGACGCCGTCGCCGCCGACACGGCGAAGCACCACCTGATGATCAACTTCCACGGCTCGGCCCTGACGACCGGCCTGCAGCGCACGTGGCCGCACATCATGTCGTACGAGGCCGTGCGCGGTGCGGAGAACGGCATCAACCCCGAGCGGAGTCTGATCGTTCCGTTCACGCGCAACGTCGTCGGCTCGATGGACTGGACGCCGGTGACCTTCTCGCGCGGCAACGGCAACTCGTCGAAGGCGCATGAGGTGGCCATGGCGATCGTGTACGAGTCGGGATGGCAGCACCTCTCCGACAAGCCGGAGGCGTACGCCGCCGAGCCGAACGCGATCCCCTTCCTGCAGAACCTGCCGCAGTCGTGGGAGGCCACGAAGCTCGTCAGCGGCACGCCGGGCTCCGACGTCGTGCTCGCCCGTCAGTCGGGCGACCGCTGGTTCGCGGGGGGCATGCGCGCGGGCTCCGGTGCGCCGCTCGAGCTGCCACTCGCGGAGTTCGGCGGCAAGCGGCTGATCGTCGACCTGCTCGCCGACGACGGTGCCAACGGCTCGGCGACGGTCGCCTCGACGGTCGAGGCGTCCTCGCGGGACGTGCTTTCGGTTCCGACGGCGACGAACGGCGGCTTCGCCGCGGTGATCTGCCCGGCGTCGCCGCACCGCACGACGTGCCTCGAGCCGGTGGAGCCGGGCCCGGCCGCCGCCCTCCAGGTCGAGCCGGTCGAGGCGGAGGTGCAGCCCGGCAGCACGTTCGACGTCACCGCGTCGTTCTCGGTCGCGGACCGCGACGTCCGCAAGGTCGTCCTCGCCCCGGCCGTGCCCGAGGGGTGGGCCGTCGAGGGTGAGCCCGCGACGGCGAAGCGGCTCGCCGCCGGCGAGGTGCTGCAGGCGACCTGGCGGGTGAGCGTCCCCGCCGACGGGGCGAGCGGCACGGTCGAGCTGCCCGTCACGGCGGAGTACCGCGACGGCAACCGGCCCGGCGCCGCGTCGAGCCAGGCGACGGTCTGGGTGACGCCGCCGCCGCTCGACGGCACGGTGTACCTCTCCGACGTGGCCTGGCTCGCCGAGAGCAACGGCTACGGGCCGGTCGAGCGCGACCAGTCGAACGGGCAGGCCGCCGCCGGCGACGGGCGCCCGCTCGAGATCGACGACGTGACCTACGAGAAGGGCATCGGCATGCATGCCACGGGATCGATCACGGCGTGGGTCGGCGGCACCTGCTCGGTGTTCGACGCGATCGTCGGCATCGACGACGAGGTGCTCGAGACGCCGGGCGAGAGCGGCACCGGGTCGGTCCGCTTCCAGGTCTTCGGCGACGGGCGGCTCCTCACCGAGACCGCGGTGCTGACCAACGCGGATGCCGCGCTCCCGCTCTCGGTCGACGTGACGGGCGTCCAGCGGCTGCAGCTGGTCGCGCACGAGGCGACGAACGGGAAGAACTTCGACCACGCCGACTGGGCCGACGCGAAGCTCACCTGCAGCGCGAGCTGA
- a CDS encoding metalloregulator ArsR/SmtB family transcription factor, whose product MTAGTLVPVFAALGDETRWSILEALGEGDASASALAGRLPVTRQAIAKHLAVLQEVGLVEPVRVGREVRFHVVGAELSATARRLDAVGAEWDRRLAAIKEIAEGL is encoded by the coding sequence ATGACCGCTGGAACGCTGGTGCCGGTGTTCGCCGCACTCGGTGACGAGACCAGGTGGAGCATCCTGGAGGCGCTCGGCGAGGGCGACGCATCCGCGTCCGCCCTCGCCGGGCGGCTGCCGGTCACCCGGCAGGCGATCGCGAAGCACCTCGCGGTGCTGCAGGAGGTCGGTCTCGTGGAGCCCGTGCGCGTGGGCCGGGAGGTGCGGTTCCACGTCGTCGGCGCCGAGCTCAGCGCGACGGCGCGACGGCTCGACGCGGTCGGTGCCGAGTGGGACCGCCGCCTGGCGGCGATCAAGGAGATCGCCGAGGGGCTGTAG
- a CDS encoding SRPBCC domain-containing protein, with the protein MTENQPSVVDEDAFTVRRTIRIAAPIEKVWSAVTEPAHISRWFGTTVLHGAGAGAEGTITFPDYGAVPLRVEAMDAPHRVAYRWSNDDAAGGLPDRMDEAASTVFTFTLEAVAGGTQLTVVETGFERTSDPAANLASHAEGWVSELDKLVALLEGDA; encoded by the coding sequence ATGACCGAGAACCAGCCGTCCGTCGTCGACGAGGACGCCTTCACCGTCCGGCGCACCATCCGGATCGCCGCGCCCATCGAGAAGGTGTGGTCGGCCGTCACGGAGCCCGCGCATATCTCGCGGTGGTTCGGCACCACAGTGCTCCACGGGGCGGGCGCCGGCGCCGAAGGCACCATCACCTTCCCCGACTACGGCGCCGTGCCGCTCCGCGTGGAGGCGATGGATGCCCCGCACCGGGTGGCATACCGCTGGAGCAACGACGACGCGGCCGGCGGGCTGCCCGACCGCATGGACGAGGCCGCCTCCACGGTCTTCACGTTCACGCTCGAGGCGGTCGCCGGGGGCACGCAGCTCACCGTCGTCGAGACGGGCTTCGAGCGGACCTCCGACCCCGCCGCCAACCTCGCGAGCCACGCCGAGGGCTGGGTCAGCGAGCTCGACAAGCTGGTCGCCCTGCTCGAGGGCGACGCATGA
- a CDS encoding MFS transporter encodes MTTIHPGSARPAAVLTVLFSGAFVMGCAEMLVVGLIDLIASDLHVSVPEAGALVTANALGLAVGGPLLTLLTTRIDRRRVLLAAIVVFVAGNLVAVLGAGYAAFLVARVAIGAVQGLFIAAAMVTALTVSPPERAGRAMAIVITGFASASALGLPLGTLLGQAVGWRGSFAAVVGAALVVLVAAVAVLPSVPTPRDSGAAGQARFAFAPRVLAILGLAALVFVAVQSAITYLVPFLAEVTGVTGPPVGLFLAAYGIATTAGSFVGGRFADADASRALVVATAGLTCSLLAMVLLGGSPVAVAIAVVGIGFFGMATGPSLQHRVVALAGAGAPLASSLPASAVNAGIAGGAFAGGVAIDAAGLPAAALTGVVVAAASIGAAWATGLLKPAVAVPEPAATS; translated from the coding sequence ATGACGACGATCCATCCCGGCTCCGCGCGGCCGGCCGCCGTGCTCACGGTGCTGTTCTCGGGAGCCTTCGTGATGGGATGCGCCGAGATGCTCGTCGTCGGCCTCATCGATCTCATCGCGAGCGACCTGCACGTGTCCGTCCCGGAGGCGGGCGCGCTGGTGACCGCCAACGCCCTCGGACTCGCCGTCGGCGGCCCGCTGCTGACCCTGCTCACCACGCGCATCGACCGGCGCCGAGTGCTCCTCGCCGCCATCGTGGTGTTCGTCGCGGGCAACCTCGTCGCCGTGCTCGGCGCCGGGTACGCGGCCTTCCTCGTGGCCCGGGTGGCGATCGGCGCCGTGCAGGGGCTCTTCATCGCCGCGGCGATGGTCACGGCCCTGACGGTGTCGCCGCCCGAGCGGGCCGGCCGGGCGATGGCCATCGTCATCACGGGCTTCGCCTCGGCGAGTGCGCTCGGCCTGCCGCTCGGCACGCTGCTCGGGCAGGCGGTCGGCTGGCGCGGGTCCTTCGCTGCCGTGGTCGGCGCGGCCCTCGTCGTCCTCGTGGCCGCCGTGGCCGTCCTGCCCTCGGTGCCGACCCCGCGCGACAGCGGCGCCGCCGGCCAGGCGCGCTTCGCGTTCGCACCCCGCGTCCTCGCGATCCTCGGGCTCGCGGCCCTCGTCTTCGTCGCCGTGCAGTCGGCGATCACCTACCTGGTGCCGTTCCTGGCCGAGGTCACGGGCGTGACCGGGCCGCCGGTCGGGCTCTTCCTCGCGGCCTACGGCATCGCGACGACCGCCGGCTCGTTCGTGGGCGGACGCTTCGCCGATGCCGACGCGAGCCGGGCGCTCGTCGTCGCCACGGCCGGTCTCACCTGTTCGCTCCTCGCGATGGTCCTGCTCGGTGGGTCGCCGGTCGCGGTGGCGATCGCCGTGGTCGGGATCGGCTTCTTCGGCATGGCGACCGGCCCGTCGCTCCAGCACCGGGTCGTGGCGCTCGCGGGCGCGGGCGCCCCGCTCGCCTCGTCGCTGCCGGCCTCGGCCGTGAACGCCGGCATCGCGGGCGGTGCGTTCGCGGGAGGTGTCGCGATCGACGCGGCCGGGCTTCCCGCGGCCGCGCTCACCGGCGTCGTCGTCGCCGCGGCCTCCATCGGCGCGGCGTGGGCGACCGGGCTGCTGAAGCCGGCCGTCGCCGTCCCAGAACCTGCTGCAACCAGTTAG
- a CDS encoding NAD(P)-dependent alcohol dehydrogenase — translation MSADPRSSKPTGVPPTMRAAVADRFGPPEVVRIAEVPTPRPAAGELLVRIHASTVSIADQRLRSRRVPRGLSLVVAPTIGLVRPRTRVLGMDAAGTVVAIGDGVEASALGDEVILMRGTPMGCHADYVTIPADGEVARKPRNLSFEEAAAIVFGGHTALRFLDGVGLAPGAEVLVNGASGAVGTAAVQLAAARGARVTAVTSGRNADLVRALGAAEVVDYTREDFTASPAGAYDVIVDGVGGTSFERLASLLRPGGALLLVVADLPAMLAAGRRSRRTGLVVDFRGGSMGADGMARLAALAEAGELRPVVDRVVDLDDIVDAHRYVDTGRKRGSVVVRVA, via the coding sequence ATGTCCGCCGATCCTCGCTCATCGAAGCCCACGGGCGTGCCGCCCACCATGCGCGCCGCCGTCGCCGATCGGTTCGGCCCGCCCGAGGTGGTGCGGATCGCCGAGGTGCCGACGCCGCGGCCCGCCGCCGGCGAGCTGCTCGTACGGATCCACGCCTCGACGGTGAGCATCGCCGATCAGCGGCTGCGCAGTCGTCGCGTGCCGCGCGGCCTCTCGCTCGTGGTCGCGCCGACCATCGGCCTCGTCCGGCCGAGGACTCGGGTGCTCGGCATGGACGCGGCGGGCACGGTCGTGGCCATCGGCGACGGAGTCGAGGCCTCCGCGCTGGGCGACGAGGTCATCCTGATGCGCGGCACGCCGATGGGATGCCACGCCGACTACGTGACGATCCCCGCCGACGGCGAGGTCGCCCGGAAGCCCCGGAACCTGAGCTTCGAGGAGGCGGCCGCGATCGTCTTCGGCGGCCATACCGCGCTGCGGTTCCTCGACGGAGTCGGGCTCGCGCCGGGCGCCGAGGTGCTCGTGAACGGGGCCTCGGGCGCCGTCGGCACGGCGGCCGTCCAGCTCGCGGCCGCACGGGGCGCGCGGGTGACCGCGGTGACGAGCGGGCGCAACGCCGACCTCGTGCGCGCGCTCGGCGCAGCGGAGGTCGTCGACTACACGCGCGAGGACTTCACCGCCTCGCCCGCCGGGGCGTACGACGTGATCGTCGACGGAGTGGGCGGCACGTCGTTCGAGCGGCTCGCGTCCCTCCTCCGGCCGGGCGGCGCCCTCCTGCTCGTCGTCGCCGACCTGCCCGCCATGCTCGCCGCGGGGCGCCGATCACGTCGGACGGGCCTCGTCGTCGATTTCCGCGGCGGATCGATGGGTGCCGACGGCATGGCGCGACTCGCCGCGCTCGCCGAGGCCGGCGAGCTCCGGCCCGTCGTCGACCGGGTGGTCGACCTCGACGACATCGTCGACGCGCATCGCTACGTCGACACCGGGCGCAAGCGCGGGAGTGTGGTCGTCAGGGTGGCCTGA
- a CDS encoding TetR/AcrR family transcriptional regulator C-terminal domain-containing protein, translating to MPPRTAARTPLSRERVLATAMRLADRDGIDALTMRALADELGVEAMSIYYHLPNKQAILDGLVESVFTEIEAEAGGFAVPPGTDASTWGRALRDRILAARRVLLRHAWAPNLMNARGTPGPTATRHVDGIVGIMRAGGLSHDLIHHGLHAFGSRIHGYVQELSDDRDAPAPAPAELEQLAALAPNLAGMLAEVAHDDPGSTLGWCDDQTEFEFGLDLLLDGLERRARIMG from the coding sequence ATGCCGCCGAGAACCGCCGCCCGCACGCCGCTCAGCCGCGAGCGAGTGCTGGCGACCGCGATGCGTCTCGCCGACCGCGACGGCATCGACGCGCTCACGATGCGCGCCCTCGCCGACGAGCTCGGCGTCGAGGCCATGTCGATCTACTACCACCTGCCCAACAAGCAGGCGATCCTCGACGGACTCGTCGAGTCGGTCTTCACCGAGATCGAGGCCGAGGCGGGCGGTTTCGCGGTTCCGCCCGGTACGGATGCCTCGACCTGGGGGCGCGCGCTCCGCGACCGCATCCTCGCCGCCCGCCGCGTGCTGCTCCGGCACGCCTGGGCACCGAACCTCATGAACGCGCGCGGCACGCCGGGCCCGACCGCCACTCGCCACGTCGACGGCATCGTCGGCATCATGCGCGCCGGCGGGCTCTCGCACGACCTCATCCACCACGGACTGCACGCCTTCGGCAGTCGGATCCACGGCTACGTGCAGGAGCTCAGCGACGACCGCGACGCCCCGGCTCCGGCGCCCGCCGAACTCGAGCAGCTCGCCGCGCTGGCGCCGAACCTCGCCGGGATGCTCGCCGAGGTCGCGCACGACGACCCCGGCTCCACCCTCGGCTGGTGCGACGATCAGACCGAATTCGAGTTCGGCCTCGATCTGTTGCTCGACGGGCTGGAGCGACGCGCGAGAATCATGGGATGA
- the solA gene encoding N-methyl-L-tryptophan oxidase: MTLPAAAPLFDADVAVIGLGAVGSSAAWRLAVRGLDVLGFEQFEPGHAWGGSTGRTRLFRVACLEHPGLTPIARRARDLWRELEDESGRPLFHETGGLMIGPPDSHIIEGTLRAAEAHGLPVERLDGDEIASRFPAHARLDPGDIGVWDPEAGILRPEAAIIAAAESARTAGADLHIGVRVVAIDPDDDGVTVRTERSAYRVRSVAITAGPWIARFVPHLPLTPHRVVMTWFRARDGHEATLDTLPVFIRSVPGRDTWIWGHGAMAGTDGDTGADHVDGFDGSDGFDAKVGPEFDGPFPADDPDAIDRLVHPGETDGISDLVAATFPDLDPEPSGTTTCIMTHTPDGQFVVGPTAHPRVVVGGGCSGHSFKHASALGELVAQSIAGETAFTDAAFLDPRRFQAG, from the coding sequence ATGACCCTCCCCGCAGCAGCCCCGCTCTTCGATGCCGACGTCGCCGTGATCGGTCTCGGAGCCGTCGGCTCGAGCGCGGCCTGGCGACTCGCCGTCCGCGGACTCGACGTGCTCGGGTTCGAGCAGTTCGAACCCGGTCACGCGTGGGGGGGCTCCACCGGGCGGACGCGGCTCTTCCGCGTCGCCTGTCTCGAGCACCCGGGCCTCACGCCGATCGCCCGGCGGGCACGCGACCTCTGGCGCGAGCTCGAGGACGAGAGCGGACGGCCGCTCTTCCACGAGACCGGCGGTCTCATGATCGGGCCGCCCGACTCGCACATCATCGAAGGCACCCTGCGCGCCGCCGAGGCGCACGGTCTGCCCGTCGAGCGGCTCGACGGCGACGAGATCGCCTCGCGGTTCCCGGCGCACGCCCGGCTCGATCCGGGCGACATCGGAGTCTGGGATCCGGAGGCCGGCATCCTCCGCCCGGAGGCCGCGATCATCGCCGCGGCGGAGTCCGCGCGAACCGCCGGCGCCGACCTCCACATCGGTGTGCGGGTCGTCGCCATCGACCCCGACGACGACGGCGTCACCGTGCGGACGGAGCGCAGCGCCTACCGGGTGCGCTCGGTCGCGATCACCGCCGGTCCGTGGATCGCCCGTTTCGTGCCCCACCTTCCGCTGACCCCGCACCGGGTCGTCATGACCTGGTTCCGCGCCCGCGACGGCCACGAGGCGACGCTCGACACGCTGCCCGTGTTCATCCGCAGCGTGCCGGGGCGCGACACGTGGATCTGGGGCCACGGGGCGATGGCGGGAACCGACGGCGACACGGGTGCCGATCACGTCGACGGCTTCGACGGCTCCGACGGCTTCGACGCGAAGGTGGGCCCCGAGTTCGACGGCCCGTTCCCCGCCGACGATCCCGACGCGATCGACCGCCTCGTGCACCCCGGAGAGACCGACGGGATCAGCGACCTCGTCGCCGCGACGTTCCCCGACCTCGACCCCGAGCCGTCGGGCACGACGACGTGCATCATGACCCACACGCCCGACGGCCAGTTCGTCGTCGGCCCGACCGCGCACCCGCGGGTCGTCGTCGGCGGCGGCTGCTCGGGCCACTCGTTCAAGCACGCGTCGGCGCTCGGGGAGCTCGTCGCCCAGTCCATCGCGGGCGAGACCGCCTTCACCGACGCGGCCTTCCTCGATCCGCGCCGGTTCCAGGCGGGCTGA
- a CDS encoding alpha/beta hydrolase, with protein sequence MSDQPTVVLVHGAFAESASWNGVIERLYAQGITSVAVANPLRSLAGDAAYVRDVLATIDGPVVLVGHSYGGLVISEAAAGDDRVAALVYVGAFTPEPGDSAFSLSASEPGSTLGEALDAHPLSTGGVEFVIRRAVFRDQFAADVAAQTAGLMGATQRPVTEAALKDAVQAAVPAWKDRPSWHVFGAEDRNIPAAVLRTGAARANARTTREVAGASHAVAVSQPGEVAAVIAEAVRAVAEDAAAA encoded by the coding sequence ATGTCCGATCAGCCGACCGTCGTGCTCGTGCACGGCGCCTTCGCCGAGTCCGCCAGCTGGAACGGCGTCATCGAGCGTCTCTACGCCCAGGGCATCACGTCCGTCGCCGTCGCCAACCCGCTGCGCAGCCTCGCCGGCGACGCCGCGTACGTCCGCGACGTGCTCGCGACGATCGACGGGCCGGTCGTGCTCGTCGGCCACTCCTACGGCGGGCTCGTCATCAGCGAGGCCGCCGCCGGCGACGACCGGGTCGCTGCACTCGTCTACGTCGGCGCGTTCACGCCCGAGCCCGGTGACAGCGCCTTCTCGCTCTCGGCGAGCGAACCGGGCAGCACGCTGGGCGAAGCGCTCGACGCGCACCCGCTCTCCACGGGCGGCGTGGAGTTCGTCATCCGACGCGCGGTCTTCCGCGACCAGTTCGCCGCCGACGTGGCGGCGCAGACCGCCGGCCTCATGGGCGCGACGCAGCGGCCCGTGACCGAGGCGGCGCTGAAGGACGCCGTGCAGGCGGCCGTCCCCGCCTGGAAGGACCGCCCGTCGTGGCACGTCTTCGGCGCTGAGGACCGCAACATCCCCGCCGCCGTGCTCCGGACCGGCGCGGCACGCGCGAACGCGCGGACCACCCGCGAGGTCGCCGGCGCGTCGCACGCCGTCGCCGTCTCGCAGCCCGGCGAAGTCGCCGCGGTCATCGCGGAGGCGGTGCGCGCGGTCGCCGAGGACGCGGCAGCCGCCTGA
- a CDS encoding RNA polymerase sigma-70 factor, whose protein sequence is MDANLADALTVFTAVRGRLFGIAYRMLGSATEAEDLVQETWVRWQGTDRGAVQDPPAFLATTTTRLAINALQSARVRRETYIGPWLPEPVDTSQDPTLGAERAEALGFAVLTMLERLTPTERAAYVLREAFAYDYAQISEVVQLSEPAVRQLVSRARKHLAGERRREVGPGEQQRLLTAFLAAAKTGDLVQLERLFAEDVVSYSDGGGKVRASKFPVFGRLTVARFIHAFHTHFWQGVAETFTEVNGQPSVLLSKDGTTFAVISLVASERGIDQVLWMMNPDKLTVISRAA, encoded by the coding sequence ATGGATGCGAACCTCGCCGACGCGCTCACCGTCTTCACCGCGGTGCGCGGGCGCCTCTTCGGCATCGCGTACCGCATGCTCGGCAGCGCCACCGAGGCGGAGGATCTCGTCCAGGAGACCTGGGTCCGCTGGCAGGGCACCGACCGCGGCGCCGTGCAGGATCCGCCGGCGTTCCTCGCGACGACCACCACGAGGCTCGCCATCAACGCGCTGCAGTCGGCGCGCGTCCGCCGCGAGACCTACATCGGGCCGTGGCTCCCCGAACCGGTCGACACGAGCCAGGATCCGACGCTCGGCGCGGAACGAGCCGAGGCGCTCGGCTTCGCCGTGCTCACGATGCTCGAGCGGCTCACCCCGACGGAACGCGCCGCCTACGTGCTGCGGGAGGCCTTCGCCTACGACTACGCCCAGATCTCCGAGGTGGTGCAGCTCTCGGAGCCGGCCGTCCGTCAGCTCGTGAGCCGAGCCCGCAAGCACCTCGCCGGCGAGCGACGGCGCGAGGTCGGGCCCGGCGAACAGCAGCGCTTGCTCACCGCGTTCCTCGCCGCGGCCAAGACCGGCGACCTCGTGCAGCTCGAGCGCCTCTTCGCGGAGGACGTGGTGTCGTACTCCGACGGCGGCGGCAAGGTGCGGGCGTCGAAGTTCCCCGTGTTCGGCCGGCTCACCGTCGCGAGGTTCATCCACGCGTTCCACACGCACTTCTGGCAGGGCGTCGCCGAGACGTTCACCGAGGTCAACGGGCAGCCGTCCGTCCTGCTGTCGAAGGACGGCACGACTTTCGCCGTGATCTCCCTCGTCGCCTCGGAACGAGGCATCGACCAAGTGCTCTGGATGATGAACCCCGACAAGCTCACCGTGATCTCCCGTGCCGCATGA